One part of the Arabidopsis thaliana chromosome 1 sequence genome encodes these proteins:
- a CDS encoding BSD domain-containing protein (BSD domain-containing protein; FUNCTIONS IN: molecular_function unknown; INVOLVED IN: biological_process unknown; LOCATED IN: cellular_component unknown; EXPRESSED IN: 24 plant structures; EXPRESSED DURING: 15 growth stages; CONTAINS InterPro DOMAIN/s: BSD (InterPro:IPR005607); BEST Arabidopsis thaliana protein match is: BSD domain-containing protein (TAIR:AT4G13110.1); Has 10642 Blast hits to 5945 proteins in 665 species: Archae - 52; Bacteria - 3714; Metazoa - 2927; Fungi - 1314; Plants - 393; Viruses - 71; Other Eukaryotes - 2171 (source: NCBI BLink).), with amino-acid sequence MNFFKSVFTEDLDPPETESESDSPKHSEEHEHPEQEHPEQSESNDDGGWSFGGLMKTLATRSESVIETYRRDLEEFGTGLKKEIEVAQGSLGTVGHAIDELGNTVLKGTAEIIAQGKEAILAAGNESDSSDNNSSQSFGRRDSFSSKPYSRFDAQIRAVQGDLNTYCEEPEDSDDYKKWESAFSLDGKAEEMEKLLEENGDMKGVYKRVVPSMVDHETFWFRYFYRVNKLKQAEDLRANLVKRAISLDDEEELSWDIDDEEESSEKVVEATKDVSRLKLEGNDGMGGGDVSETVKDEVESTYSVAKVSTQDEVTSADSVTEVSNVGLKTDKDSEEKKETDSEEVPEEKSFVDAAPPASDEAPIQDSVKPTSDEAPIQDSVKPKSDEAAPSQDSAKPDVAASSSTQQPSEEDLGWDEIEDMSSIDGKETSRSGGSPNRAELRKRLSAAEEDEDLSWDIDEDDEEESSSSKA; translated from the coding sequence ATGAATTTCTTCAAATCCGTCTTCACGGAAGACCTAGATCCTCCAGAAACCGAATCCGAATCCGATTCACCGAAACACAGCGAAGAGCATGAACATCCAGAGCAAGAACATCCAGAGCAATCTGAATCTAACGACGACGGTGGATGGAGCTTCGGTGGTCTGATGAAAACTCTAGCCACCAGATCCGAATCCGTGATTGAAACCTACCGACGAGATCTCGAAGAATTTGGCACAGgtttgaagaaagagatcgAGGTGGCTCAGGGATCGCTTGGTACGGTGGGACATGCGATTGATGAGCTTGGGAACACGGTGCTAAAAGGTACGGCTGAGATTATTGCTCAAGGTAAGGAAGCGATTTTAGCCGCTGGTAATGAATCTGATTCTTCTGATAACAATAGTAGTCAGAGTTTTGGTCGTCGTGATAGCTTCAGTTCGAAACCATATAGTCGTTTCGATGCTCAGATTCGTGCTGTTCAAGGAGATCTCAACACTTACTGTGAAGAGCCTGAGGATTCAGATGATTACAAAAAGTGGGAATCTGCGTTTTCTCTGGATGGAAAAGCTGAGGAGATGGAGAAATTGTTGGAGGAAAATGGTGATATGAAAGGAGTGTATAAAAGGGTCGTTCCGAGTATGGTTGATCACGAGACCTTCTGGTTTAGGTATTTCTATAGGGTTAACAAGCTCAAGCAAGCTGAGGATTTAAGGGCTAATCTTGTGAAACGAGCCATCTCTctggatgatgaagaagaattgagCTGggatattgatgatgaagaggagaGCAGCGAGAAAGTTGTTGAAGCTACCAAAGATGTTTCAAGGTTGAAACTTGAAGGGAATGATGGTATGGGTGGTGGAGATGTGAGTGAAACTGTGAAAGATGAAGTGGAAAGTACATATTCAGTGGCTAAAGTGAGCACGCAAGATGAAGTGACAAGTGCAGATTCAGTGACTGAAGTGAGCAATGTTGGTTTGAAGACAGATAAAGATTCTGAGGAAAAGAAGGAGACTGATAGTGAGGAAGTTccagaagaaaaatcatttgttgATGCTGCTCCTCCTGCGTCTGATGAGGCTCCAATCCAAGATTCTGTCAAACCAACATCTGATGAGGCTCCAATCCAAGATTCTGTCAAACCAAAATCTGATGAGGCTGCTCCATCCCAAGACTCAGCTAAACCAGATGTGgctgcttcttcatcaactcAACAACCATCTGAAGAGGATTTGGGATGGGACGAGATCGAGGATATGAGTAGCATAGATGGTAAGGAAACGAGTCGGTCTGGTGGTAGTCCAAACAGAGCTGAGCTGCGTAAACGTCTGAGTGCtgcagaggaagatgaagatttaAGTTGGGacattgatgaagatgacgaagaagaatcatcatcatccaaagCTTAA
- the RRP4 gene encoding ribosomal RNA processing 4 (ribosomal RNA processing 4 (RRP4); FUNCTIONS IN: exonuclease activity; LOCATED IN: mitochondrion; EXPRESSED IN: 20 plant structures; EXPRESSED DURING: 13 growth stages; CONTAINS InterPro DOMAIN/s: Nucleic acid-binding, OB-fold-like (InterPro:IPR016027); Has 615 Blast hits to 615 proteins in 291 species: Archae - 147; Bacteria - 0; Metazoa - 136; Fungi - 134; Plants - 55; Viruses - 0; Other Eukaryotes - 143 (source: NCBI BLink).) yields the protein MVMRKLQLPLSQTQKVRFERAIERLQSLSSSANSDASVIVTDSIPVNHDDAFLKGHGTSEVDGELLATVCGVVERVDKLVYVRTLRARYKPEVGDIVVGRVIEVAQKRWRVELNFNQDGVLMLSSMNMPDGIQRRRTSVDELNMRNIFVEHDVVCAEVRNFQHDGSLQLQARSQKYGKLEKGQLLKVDPYLVKRSKHHFHYVESLGIDLIIGCNGFIWVGEHVEVRDPMAIDDQKDEEMISSSSTGKEQSHIPLETRQTICRIGNAIRVLSNLGFTVTLEVIMETVNLSNSKNIDIHDMLGSEFHVVVAENEAERRRTKRKK from the exons ATGGTGATGAGAAAGCTACAGTTACCGTTGAGCCAGACGCAGAAGGTTAGGTTTGAGAGAGCAATCGAGCGGCTTCAATCACTGTCGTCGTCGGCTAACTCTGACGCTTCTGTTATCGTCACCGACTCTATTCCCGTCAACCATGACGATGCCTTCCTCAA GGGACATGGAACTTCCGAGGTCGATGGTGAGTTGCTCGCGACGGTCTGTGGAGTAGTGGAGCGTGTGGATAAGCTTGTCTATGTACGCACCTTGCGAGCCAG GTACAAGCCTGAAGTTGGGGATATTGTGGTAGGCCGTGTCATTGAg GTTGCTCAAAAACGTTGGAGAGTGGAGCTCAACTTCAATCAGGATGGAGTACTGATGCTTTCTTCCATGAACATGCCTGATGGTATTCAG AGGCGAAGAACCTCTGTGGATGAACTCAATATGCGGAATATCTTTGTAGAGCATGATGTCGTATGT GCTGAAGTACGCAACTTTCAGCATGATGGTAGCTTGCAGTTACAAGCCAGAAGTCAGAAGTATGGCAAG CTCGAGAAGGGACAACTTCTGAAGGTCGATCCTTACTTGGTTAAGAGAAGCAAACATCACTTTCATTACGTAGAAAGTCTTGggattgatttgattattggCTGCAATGGTTTCATATGGGTTGGAGAACATGTCGAAGTGAGAGATCCTATGGCAATAGATGATCAGAAAGATGAGGAAATGATCTCATCCTCCTCCACAGGAAAAGAGCAAAGCCATATTCCACTCGAGACTCGACAAACCATATGCAGAATCGGGAATGCGATACGTGTCTTGTCTAATCTAGGCTTCACCGTGACACTAGAAGTAATCATGGAGACTGTTAACCTCAGTAACTCAAAGAATATTGACATACATGATATGCTTGGATCAGAGTTTCACGTTGTGGTAGCAGAGAATGAAGCTGAAAGAAGACGTACAAAGaggaaaaagtga
- a CDS encoding RING/U-box superfamily protein, producing the protein MSIVQKQEEMNGCGLNVDKVEAFTVSPQEKGRKNKRKLADPSQPNASSLTEFPPYELPSLKPQNHLSGNGSVGEVSNQLQVEVSESVEWDDPFACHLEELLSSNLLTLFLDTMKQLIDLGYTDDEVLKAVSRCRLYCGGNNLLSNIVNNTLSALKTGDEGAGSGDYVFEDLQQLVSYTLVEMISLIKEVRPSLSTVEAMWRLLMCDLNVLQAFEAEGDGLVSSSKLSDSESLGAESNPPKSSDPDNPKPPQSDPQSNRNEPLKFGNFPNTPNSKKTQSSGTTPGKEVCSGSTVSCQGMRSTSFTLVSDEKLVSCRKGRTKKEIAMLRQKSCVEKIRTYSKGSGYKAAKFASVGSFLLEKRVKSSSEFVPRNSSSKITAEIGVKVSLAEDSGCFVRKNSKLDSPVVVVDAKGYITALPARSVKSASKKKTGSESVTLIPSASEKKSDSSIPSTSEKKSGSESEEKASVSAKLAPDYYAGIPYDAALGIYVPRDKKDELILKLVPRVNDLQNELQVWTDWANQKVKEATGRLLKDQPELKALRKEREEAEQYKKEKQLLEENTRKRLSEMDFALKNATSQLEKAFNTAHRLELEQSILKKEMEAAKIKAVESAESFREAKERGERSLKDIHSWEGQKIMLQEELKGQREKVTVLQKEVTKAKNRQNQIEAALKQERTAKGKLSAQASLIRKETKELEALGKVEEERIKGKAETDVKYYIDNIKRLEREISELKLKSDYSRIIALKKGSSESKATKRESLGMPKVKRERECVMCLSEEMSVIFLPCAHQVLCFKCNQLHEKEGMMDCPSCRGTIHRRIQARFARSG; encoded by the exons ATGAGTATAGTtcaaaagcaagaagagaTGAATGGATGTGGTCTCAATGTTGACAAAGTAGAAGCCTTTACAGTGTCACCTCAggaaaaaggaaggaaaaacaagagaaagttAGCTGATCCTTCTCAACCAAATGCTTCTTCCCTCACTGAATTCCCTCCATATGAGTTACCTTCGTTGAAACCTCAGAACCATTTGAGCGGAAATGGATCGGTTGGGGAAGTTTCTAATCAGCTGCAAGTTGAAGTGTCTGAATCTGTCGAATGGGATGACCCATTTGCCTGTCATCTTGAAGAATTGTTGTCGTCAAATTTGCTCACGCTCTTCCTTGATACAATGAAGCAGCTTATTGATTTAGGCTACACCGATGACGAAGTTCTGAAAGCTGTATCACGCTGTAGGCTGTACTGTGGAGGCAATAATCTTTTGTCAAACATTGTCAATAACACCTTGAGTGCTCTCAAGACTGGAGACGAAGGTGCTGGTTCAGGAGACTATGTGTTTGAGGATTTACAACAGCTTGTTTCCTATACGTTGGTAGAAATGATAAGTCTTATTAAGGAGGTCAGGCCGTCCCTATCAACAGTTGAAGCTATGTGGAGGCTTTTGATGTGCGACTTGAATGTCTTGCAAGCCTTTGAAGCTGAAGGCGATGGATTGGTGAGTTCAAGTAAATTATCTGATTCGGAATCTCTTGGTGCTGAATCTAATCCTCCAAAATCTAGTGACCCAGATAACCCAAAGCCTCCCCAATCCGATCCTCAAAGCAATCGGAATGAGCCACTCAAATTTGGAAACTTCCCAAATACACCGAACTCCAAAAAAACTCAGTCTAGTGGAACAACACCAGGAAAAGAAGTATGCTCGGGTAGCACTGTTTCTTGTCAAGGCATGAGAAGTACATCATTTACTCTAGTCTCTGATGAAAAATTGGTATCTTGTCGAAAAGGCCGTACTAAAAAAGAGATAGCAATGCTTCGGCAAAAATCATGTGTGGAAAAAATTAGGACTTACAGCAAAGGCAGTGGCTATAAGGCGGCAAAGTTTGCATCAGTTGGCAGCTTCCTTTTAGAGAAAAGAGTCAAATCATCTTCTGAATTTGTGCCAAGAAATTCTTCATCAAAGATAACAGCAGAGATTGGAGTGAAAGTTTCATTAGCTGAGGATAGCGGCTGTTTTGTAAGAAAGAACAGTAAGTTGGATTCACCTGTGGTAGTGGTAGATGCAAAGGGCTATATAACTGCCTTACCTGCTAGGTCGGTAAAATCtgcttcaaaaaaaaagactggTTCTGAGTCTGTAACTCTGATACCATCAGCTTCAGAAAAGAAGTCTGATTCTTCGATACCATCAACTTCAGAAAAGAAGTCTGGTTCTGAGTCTGAAGAGAAGGCATCTGTGTCTGCAAAGCTAGCACCAGATTACTATGCTGGGATCCCATATGATGCAGCTCTGGGTATATATGTTCCCCGGGATAAGAAAGATGAATTGATTCTAAAGCTTGTTCCTCGAGTGAATGATCTGCAGAATGAACTGCAGGTCTGGACTGACTGGGCTAATCAGAAAGTAAAAGAGGCAACTGGTAGACTACTTAAGGACCAACCAGAGCTTAAGGCACTAAGGAAAGAGAGGGAAGAGGCAGAACAGtataaaaaagagaagcagTTATTGGAAGAAAACACTAGGAAAAGGCTATCTGAGATGGATTTTGCGTTGAAAAATGCGACCAGCCAGTTGGAAAAAGCATTCAATACTGCTCACAGGCTCGAGCTGGAACAATCTATActgaagaaagagatggaaGCTGCTAAGATAAAAGCCGTCGAGTCTGCTGAGAGCTTtagagaagcaaaagagagagGGGAAAGATCACTGAAGGATATTCACTCGTGGGAAGGGCAAAAAATTATGTTGCAGGAAGAGCTCAAGGGTCAAAGGGAAAAGGTGACAGTGCTACAGAAAGAAGTTACCAAAGCAAAAAATCGCCAGAATCAAATCGAG GCTGCTTTGAAGCAAGAAAGAACAGCCAAAGGGAAACTCAGTGCTCAGGCTTCATTGataaggaaagaaacaaaggaaCTTGAAGCGCTTGGAAAAGTGGAAGAAGAGCGGATCAAAGGGAAAGCAGAAACCGACGTGAAATATTACATAGATAACATCAAGAGACTTGAAAGAGAGATCTCAGAGCTGAAACTTAAATCAGACTACTCGAGAATCATTGCACTGAAGAAAGGCAGCAGTGAGTCAAAggcaacaaaaagagagagtctTGGGATGCCGAaagtgaaaagagaaagagaatgtgTGATGTGTTTATCTGAAGAGATGAGTGTGATTTTCTTGCCTTGTGCTCACCAAGTTCTTTGCTTTAAATGCAATCAGCTTCACGAGAAAGAAGGAATGATGGATTGTCCGTCTTGTCGTGGAACAATCCATAGGAGGATTCAAGCTCGTTTCGCTCGCTCCGGGTGA
- a CDS encoding C2 calcium/lipid-binding and GRAM domain containing protein: MKLQVRVVEARNLPAMDLNGFSDPYVRLQLGKQRSRTKVVKKNLNPKWTEDFSFGVDDLNDELVVSVLDEDKYFNDDFVGQVRVSVSLVFDAENQSLGTVWYPLNPKKKGSKKDCGEILLKICFSQKNSVLDLTSSGDQTSASRSPDLRLESPIDPSTCASPSRSDDASSIPQTTFAGRFTQIFQKNAITATPTQSSSRSIDASDLSEISKPVFSLELSEDESSSTSFEELLKAMESKDQGSEPPSNLSGGVVVDQLFMISPSDLNIVLFASDSSFYASLTELQGTTEVQIGPWKAENDGESVKRVVSYLKAATKLIKAVKGTEEQTYLKADGEVYAVLASVATPDVPFGGTFKVEVLYCISPGPELPSGEQCSRLVVSWRLNFLQSTMMRGMIENGARQGLKDNFEQYANLLAQSVKPVDSKDIGLNKEQALSSLQAEPQSDWKLAVQYFANFTVLSTFLIGIYVFVHIVFAIPSAIQGLEFNGLDLPDSIGEFVVSGVLVLQCERVLQLISRFMQARKQKGSDHGIKAHGDGWLLTVALIEGVDLAAVDPSGHCDPYIVFTSNGKTRTSSIKFQKSNPQWNEIFEFDAMADPPSVLNVEVFDFDGPFDEAVSLGHAEVNFVRSNISDLADVWVPLQGKLAQACQSKLHLRIFLDHTGGGDVVRDYLNKMEKEVGKKINVRSPQTNSAFQKLFGLPQEEFLINDFTCHLKRKMPLQGRLFLSARIVGFYASIFGNKTKFFFLWEDIEEIQVLPPTLASMGSPIVVMTLRPNRGLDARIGAKTHDEEGRLKFHFHSFVSFNVAQK, encoded by the exons ATGAAGCTTCAGGTCCGAGTCGTGGAAGCGAGGAATCTACCGGCTATGGATCTCAATGGGTTTAGCGACCCTTACGTTAGATTGCAGCTGGGAAAGCAAAGGTCACGGACCAAAGTAGTGAAGAAGAACTTGAACCCCAAATGGACTGAAGATTTCAGTTTTGGCGTCGACGATTTGAACGACGAACTCGTCGTCTCTGTTCTTGATGAAGATAAATACTTCAACGATGACTTCGTTGGGCAGGTTAGAGTTTCTGTTTCCCTTGTTTTCGATGCAGAGAATCAATCTCTTGGCACTGTTTGGTATCCTCTTaatccaaagaagaaaggttcCAAAAAGGATTGTG GTGAGATACTTTTGAAGATATGTTTCAGTCAGAAGAACTCGGTTCTTGATTTGACTTCTAGTGGGGATCAAACCTCTGCTTCGAGGAGTCCTGACTTGAGACTAGAATCACCTATTGATCCCTCTACTTGTGCCTCTCCTTCTAGATCAGATGATGCTTCATCTATCCCCCAGACAACCTTTGCGGGTCGATTCACTCAGATTTTTCAGAAGAATGCTATCACCGCTACACCTACACAATCCAGTAGTAGGAGCATTGATGCATCTGACCTATCTGAGATCTCCAAACCTGTCTTTTCCCTTGAGCTGTCTGAAGATGAATCATCTTCTACTTCCTTTGAGGAATTATTGAAGGCAATGGAGTCGAAAGATCAGGGTAGTGAACCTCCTAGTAATCTATCAGGAGGTGTCGTTGTGGACCAGTTATTTATGATTTCCCCATCAGATCTTAACATTGTGCTTTTCGCATCGGATTCAAGTTTCTATGCATCATTGACTGAACTGCAAGGGACCACGGAAGTTCAAATTGGACCATGGAAAGCAGAAAATGATGGCGAGAGTGTTAAGCGTGTTGTAAGTTACCTCAAGGCTGCAACCAAACTTATTAAGGCTGTCAAAGGCACAGAGGAGCAGACATATCTCAAAGCGGACGGAGAGGTTTACGCAGTTTTAGCAAGTGTTGCCACTCCAGATGTCCCATTCGGAGGTACCTTCAAAGTTGAAGTGCTTTACTGCATCTCTCCTGGGCCTGAGCTGCCATCTGGTGAGCAGTGTTCACGTTTGGTAGTTTCATGGAGATTGAATTTTCTTCAGAGCACCATGATGAGAGGTATGATAGAGAATGGAGCTCGACAAGGTCTAAAAGACAACTTCGAACAGTATGCCAATTTGTTGGCTCAAAGTGTAAAGCCTGTAGATTCTAAGGATATTGGGCTGAACAAGGAGCAAGCTCTCTCTTCCTTGCAAGCTGAGCCTCAATCAGACTGGAAATTGGCTGTACAGTATTTTGCCAATTTCACCGTGTTATCCACTTTCTTGATTGgtatttatgtatttgtcCACATTGTGTTTGCCATACCCAGTGCAATCCAAGGGCTTGAGTTTAATGGCCTTGATTTACCGGATTCAATTGGGGAGTTTGTTGTTAGTGGGGTTCTCGTTCTTCAATGTGAAAGAGTATTGCAACTGATTTCCCGTTTCATGCAGgcaagaaaacagaaag GCAGTGATCATGGCATCAAAGCGCATGGAGATGGTTGGTTGCTAACTGTTGCTCTAATTGAGGGGGTCGATCTAGCAGCTGTAGATCCAAGCGGGCATTGTGATCCGTATATTGTATTTACTTCCAATGGGAAGACAAGAACCAGCTCCATCAAGTTCCAGAAATCTAATCCTCAGTGGAACG aaatatttgaattcGATGCAATGGCTGATCCTCCTTCTGTACTGAATgttgaagtttttgatttcGATGGACCTTTTGACGAGGCTGTTTCATTGGGGCATGCTGAAGTCAACTTTGTGAGATCTAATATATCTGATTTAGCGGATGTTTGGGTTCCACTTCAAGGGAAACTAGCTCAGGCTTGTCAATCCAAACTTCACTTGAGGATTTTCTTGGATCATACAGGAGGTGGAGATGTTGTCAGAGACTATTTAAATAAGATGGAGAAAGAGGTGGGCAAGAAG ATTAATGTGCGGTCTCCTCAAACAAATTCAGCTTTTCAGAAGCTCTTTGGTCTCCCACAAGAAGAATTTCTAATCAATGACTTTACATGTCACTTAAAGCGGAAAATGCCTTTGCAG GGTCGTCTTTTCCTGTCTGCAAGAATTGTTGGCTTTTATGCAAGCATTTTtggtaacaaaacaaaattctttttccTGTGGGAAGATATAGAGGAAATTCAAGTGCTTCCTCCCACTCTTGCCTCAATGGGGAGTCCCATTGTCGTCATGACTCTCAGACCAAATAGAGGACTGGACGCGAGGATAGGTGCAAAGACACATGATGAGGAAGGCAGGCTTAAGTTCCATTTCCACTCATTTGTGTCTTTCAATGTGGCACAAAAGTAA